The genomic DNA GAGACCCCAAAACCATGGCTTCTGCTGACAGTAGAGCCCCGGCCAGCTCCATCCACATCTTAGGCGAGTCCAACGGCGACTCATTTATCGCCTGAATCTGGCCCGGGGACAGCCTAACTGGCACCGGAGCCAACTTATTAGCGCCTTGTCGGCCATCGCCATCCAGCTCCTCCGGCTTCCTCAGCAGCATGGCCGCCTCCTGCGCAGCCAGCTGCACGTCCTCAGCATTGCTGCTGGCCGGCTTGGGGAGGCTGTCGATCAACTCGGGGAAGTTAAGCTTCGCCTGGCATCCCCTGAGGTGCAATGCAGCCACATCGTAAGCAGCTGCAGCCATCTCCGGTGCCTCGTAGCTCCCTAGCCATATCCTGGTTTTCTTCCCCGGTTCGCGGATTTCTGACACCCATTTCCCCCATTTTCTCTTCCTGATTCCTCTGTACGCGGGTGCTGGATGCTTGCTATGATCTTCCATTTTTGTCttagatcttcttcttctggatTGATGATATGTATGTATCGAATATCTGCATTTCTCTGGGAAAAGCAGccatatatgtataaataggAGCCGGGTACGT from Diospyros lotus cultivar Yz01 chromosome 4, ASM1463336v1, whole genome shotgun sequence includes the following:
- the LOC127800394 gene encoding ethylene-responsive transcription factor ERF022-like; amino-acid sequence: MEDHSKHPAPAYRGIRKRKWGKWVSEIREPGKKTRIWLGSYEAPEMAAAAYDVAALHLRGCQAKLNFPELIDSLPKPASSNAEDVQLAAQEAAMLLRKPEELDGDGRQGANKLAPVPVRLSPGQIQAINESPLDSPKMWMELAGALLSAEAMVLGSQDVEFSQWEEMQLFGSIWDP